In the genome of Misgurnus anguillicaudatus chromosome 11, ASM2758022v2, whole genome shotgun sequence, one region contains:
- the LOC129416563 gene encoding hydroxycarboxylic acid receptor 2, whose amino-acid sequence MTSNITTHVNKLDSYILPPVLIIEFLLGLPGSVMALWVFGKNMKSWRVNVMFLFNLVLSDVLLLLSLPFRIDNYLRNETWIFGDAYCRINLFMLAVNRSASIAFMTAVAFDRYFKVVHPHHVINHMNLKQATCVSCFIWGVVIALRTPLLANNLLSNTSVCRSFGYENPSLGICLHYAVFIFEFFVSLIFLIFCSVSIACKLRSLQMDKDKKGQKAIRIVLVIVGVFIFCFFPSVATGLFGLHLKSLGKDVSNPDHLFSQWFQTSLAFTYLNSALDPVIYCFSSSIFFNYLKRTLNRISFLQLEVK is encoded by the coding sequence ATGACATCCAACATCACTACACATGTCAACAAACTGGATTCCTATATTCTTCCTCCTGTGCTAATTATTGAGTTTCTTCTTGGTCTGCCTGGCAGTGTCATGGCATTATGGGTTTTTGGCAAAAATATGAAGTCTTGGAGGGTCAATGTCATGTTCCTCTTCAACCTTGTTCTGTCTGACGTCCTGCTTCTCTTGAGTCTACCCTTCCGCATTGACAACTACTTACGTAATGAGACGTGGATATTCGGCGATGCCTATTGTCGGATAAATCTGTTCATGCTGGCCGTCAACCGCTCTGCCAGCATTGCCTTCATGACTGCAGTGGCTTTCGACCGTTATTTTAAAGTGGTCCATCCGCATCACGTTATCAATCACATGAACTTAAAGCAAGCAACCTGTGTTTCCTGCTTCATCTGGGGAGTTGTAATAGCCCTGAGGACCCCCTTACTGGCCAACAACCTCCTAAGCAACACTTCAGTTTGCAGAAGTTTCGGTTATGAGAACCCTTCACTAGGTATCTGCCTACATTATGCTGTGTTTATCTTtgagtttttcgtgtctctaaTATTCCTGATCTTTTGCTCTGTGAGCATCGCCTGCAAGCTGCGTTCTCTTCAGATGGACAAGGATAAGAAGGGACAAAAAGCTATTCGGATCGTCCTGGTTATCGTTGGggttttcattttttgtttctTCCCCAGCGTTGCCACAGGGTTGTTTGGCCttcatttaaaatcacttggaAAAGATGTTAGCAATCCAGACCATCTGTTCTCTCAGTGGTTTCAAACCTCCTTAGCATTCACCTATCTGAACAGCGCTCTGGATCCGGTCATCTATTGCTTCTCCAGTTCAATATTTTtcaattatttgaaaagaacgttAAACCGGATTAGCTTCTTACAGCTAGAAGTCAAATGA